AGCCCATACCAACAAAGATATCCAGTGCCCGATCGATAATGCCATTGAGGGGATGAATGCGACCTTGGGGGCTGTAAATTCCCGGCATAGTCACATCCAGAGTTTCCGCCTCTAGCTGTACCTGAATTTGTGCGGCTTCTAAGGTAGCACGTTGCTGGTCTAGACTAGTTTGCAGGGATTCTTTGACTGTATTGGCGATCGCACCAATTTTCGGTCGTTCCTCTGCGCTCATTTGCCCCATACTTCGCAACAGTGCCCCTAGTTCCCCTTTCTTACCCAGATAGTTAACTCTGAGTTCTTCCAGACGTTCTAGGGTGTCGGCGGCTGCGATCGCTTTTTCTCCTTCTTGCCGCAGTGCTAAAAGTTGAGCTTCTAAATTGCTAGTCATTAGTTATTAGTCATTGGTCTTTAGTCATTAGTCTATAGTCAAAAGCTGTGAACTGGTCGATAAATAAACTTACAGTCATATCCATTAACATCAGCTAAAGATGAGAGTCGAAATTAAACCTCTGTTTATCAGTTAGAGAGGTTGGGCTAGTAAAGTGGGCGCAAAAATCCGCCTAACATCCCAGTTAACAAGACTTGGAGATTGAGCAACTTGTCTTAAAAGTAAGCAAACTTCTGCCACAGTGTACTAGTGAGTATCCATGTTTTTTTGCTGCTTGTGACTTCAGACATTGACAAATGGCTAATAACAAATAACAAATAACTAATGACCAATGACTAATGACTAATGACCAATGACCAATGACTATGAAATTACTAATTAGCAACGATGACGGCATTTCTGCCTTAGGGATTCGTACCCTAGCCAATTACTTGGCAGAGGCCGGTCATGATGTGAGTGTAGTTTGTCCAGATCGAGAGCGATCGGCAACTGGACACGGGTTAACTTTACAGCAACCCATTCGTGCCGAAATTGTTGAAGGGATTTTTCATCCTGCTATCAAAGCTTGGGCTTGCGATGGTACACCTTCAGATTGCGTCAAACTAGCGCTGTGGGCTTTACTCCCGACTCCCCCCGATTTGGTTCTCTCTGGCATTAATCAAGGTGCGAATTTGGGAACTGAAATCTTGTATTCCGGTACTGTTTCTGCGGCAATGGAAGGTCTAATTGAAGGCATTCCCAGTGTAGCCCTCAGTCTTATGAGTCACACATCGAAAGACTTTCAACCTGCTGCGAAGTTTGCCAAAATTCTCGTAGACCAGTTAGCCCAAAAACCGCTGCCAGATTTGATGTTGCTCAATGTCAATATTCCTGCGGTCAAGTGGGAAGAAATTGCCGGTGTTACTCTCACTCGTCAAGGAATACGGCGTTACATTGATGTATTTGATAAACGAGTTGATCCTCGTGGAAAAACGTACTACTGGCTAACCGGAGAGGTAACTGAAGACGTGGAACCCCCAACAGGATTAAACTTGCCTCAAAATGTACCGACAGACGTGCAGGTTGTGCGTAAAAACTACATCAGTGTAACGCCGTTACAATACAATCTTACATACGCAGATGGACTAGATAAATTATCTGAGTGGGAATTCAATTTTCCTTGAATCATCTGATTTATCAGGACAAAACTGGGGTTGTGTAAATGCATCATAGAAAAATGTAGGCTATAACGTAGGGGCACTCTTGAAATAAGCGATACACATCCACCCCAAAAACTGGAAAATTCTAACTGACAGTATTTCATTCACATTTACACAATCAACCAGAAACAGGGTATGCTGTTTTACCAAGAAATCCTCCCTCTAGCAAAATCGGTGAGACAGCATAAACTTAGACAAAATAAGTAAAAATTCTTCCAAATTATCGCCCGCTCAGTCCAGCAAGCAACACCCATGTCTAGGATAGAGAACCAATTTACCGTACAATTTTGGGGCGTCCGCGGCAGCATCCCCAGTCCAGGGCCACACACCGTTCGTTACGGCGGTAATACCCCTTGCATATCAATGCAAGCGGGCGATAAGCGCTTAATTTTCGATGCTGGCACAGGACTACATGTTTTGGGGCAATCTATGTTGCGCCAAATGCCGTTAGAAGCTCACATATTTTTTACCCACTCTCACTGGGATCACATGCAGGGTTTTCCCTTCTTTACCCCAGGGTTTGTGAAGGGTAATGACTTTCATATCTACGGGGCGATCGCACCTGATGGTTCTACCATAGAACAGCGCCTCAACGATCAAATGTTACACCCGAATTTCCCCGTACCCTTGCAGATTATGCAGGCCAATTTAAATTTCTACGACATTCGACCGGGGCAACCAATCCACATCGATGACGTTACCGTAGAAACAGCACCTTTAAATCATCCAGGTGAAGCCGTAGGATACCGTGTCAATTGGCGTGGTGGTGCTGCTGCTTACATCACTGATACCGAACATTTTCCCGATCGACTCGATGATAATGTGCTGTGGCTAGCTCGTAATGCCGACATCTTAATTTACGATTCTACCTATACAGACGAGGAATACCACTCCCCAAAATCCCCAAGAATTGGCTGGGGACATTCTACCTGGCAAGAAGCTGTGAAAGTGGCACAAGCTGCTAACGTCAAAACTCTGGTGATTTACCACCACGATCCAGCGCATGATGACGACTTTTTGGATCGTGTAGGCAAACAAGCCGCTGCAAAATTTCCTGGCGCTATTATGGCACGGGAAGGATTGGTGCTTCAGATTCCAACCTCAGTAGCCTTATCAGAATCTTTTCCTGTTAGTAAGTTTTCTACCTAAAGATTGCGATCGGAGGAATTGGAGATTTTTAGATTAGATTGGTGATCAGAAGCTTTCAGCGCGATCGCGTACCTATTGCACGCTGAGACAGCGCTGCTTAGAGTTGTCAAAACGCCACGGGATCGGGACGACAACAGGAGGAAACAGTTTATCGATTCACCAACACAGCCCAGACACCCACAGATGACCTCTCTTGCGGCTGATGCTCTGGGTAAGTCTCAAGACGAAACTAGAGCCTTTTTAGCTCTAGTATTTGGGATTATCTGGACTTAGCAATTAGCTGTAAAGCTAAGAAATCATCTTGGGCAACTTTCTTTGGGTTAGGCTTTTGGCTGATAGCACAAAACCTCAGATGTATTTGGTGGAAGTTCAGACGATCTACAAAAGCTGTCCTCCTCAACAGGTCGCGCCCATTCCTTTCCAGCAAGCTAGGGATGGCAGTTGATCCACTTGGGCAAATCTCTTTGTGAGAAGACCGCACTGCCTCAGGAATGAGCGCTCCAAGACTGGCTATTGGGTACTGTATGCTGGTGAATAAATTCTTTTAAGATTTACTTGGGGTATGAATCCTCATACTTATCTTCCCCAGTCCCCAATTCAAAGCGGTTTACCATAGGGTAGCTTCCTGCTGATAGCTAAAATAAACCTAAAATCTCAGAATCCACGTGCTAAATTTGTCTAAAAATGGGTGTTCTGTGCGGGTTGCTTCTTCAAGCGAAGGGCTGCTAACGCCGACTGCTGTTGCCCTTGGCAAGTTTGATGGTGTTCATCTTGGGCATCAAAGAGTAATTCAACCAGTCTTGCACGCTGGTGGTAACTTGTCAGTAGCCAGTAGTCGGCAGTCAAAGGAAAATCAACTGGCAAATCAAGAATATACCTACTCAACAGTTGTCACCTTTGACCCCCATCCACAGGAATTCTTTACGGGGCAACCCCGGACTTTGCTAACGCCACTGGATGAAAAAGTCCAACAATTGCGATCGCTTGGGGTAGAACAACTGGTACTATTACCCTTTGACAAAGAATTATCTGCACTGAACCCCGAAGAATTCGTCGAAAAAATTCTTGTGCAACAGCTGCGATGCCAACAAATTAGTATCGGGCAGGATTTTTGTTTCGGCGAAAAGCGTAGTGGTACTGCTAAAGATTTGCAATTACTCGCCGCCAAACACAATATTCCCGTTACTATCGTTCCCTTACAAACTTATACAGGTGAATCGCCCATCGAAAGTAGTTGCGTCAGTACTACTCAGACTCAAGATGCCCGCATTAGCACTTCATTGATCCGTCAAACCCTTGAGCATGGCGACATCGAAAACGCAAATCTACTACTAGGACGCCCTTACACTCTCCTTGGTGATGTCATTCAAGGTCAACAATTGGGCAGAACAATTGGCTTTCCCACCGCCAACCTCCAACTACCAAAAGACAAGTTTTTGCCCCGCCAAGGAGTCTATGCTGTCCGCGTTTTCACTCTCAGCGAAATATCAGACACCGCTCCTAGTGAGAACTTGGGCGTAATGAATATCGGCAATCGCCCAACTGTAAATGGTACTTATTCATCTGCGGAAGTACATTTATTTGATTGGTCTGGTGATTTGTATGGCAAAAAACTAGTTGTGCAGCTAGTTAAATTTTTGCGCCCTGAACAAAAATTTCCTTCTCTCGAAGCCCTGAAAACACAAATTCAACTTGACTGCGTTGTTGCTAGAGAAGTTTTGGGTGCTTAGTGGGAACAATAGATAGGGCATTGGAAGAGGCAGAGGTGCGGAGGGGCAGAGGGGCAGAGGGAAAAAACTTACTGCAACTTCTCCTCTGCTCCCCTGCTCCCCCACTCCCCACTCCCCACTCCCCATTCCCTACAACGCATGAGAGAAAAAATCGACGCTTTAACAAAAAATCTAGCTCTTACCATCGTTGGCAAAGCTGAGGCAATACGCTTAGTGCTAGTTGCCTTCTTAGGTGGTGGTCATGCTCTCCTAGAAGATGTCCCTGGAGTTGGTAAAACCCTGCTTG
This Nostoc sp. C052 DNA region includes the following protein-coding sequences:
- a CDS encoding bifunctional riboflavin kinase/FAD synthetase, whose product is MLNLSKNGCSVRVASSSEGLLTPTAVALGKFDGVHLGHQRVIQPVLHAGGNLSVASSRQSKENQLANQEYTYSTVVTFDPHPQEFFTGQPRTLLTPLDEKVQQLRSLGVEQLVLLPFDKELSALNPEEFVEKILVQQLRCQQISIGQDFCFGEKRSGTAKDLQLLAAKHNIPVTIVPLQTYTGESPIESSCVSTTQTQDARISTSLIRQTLEHGDIENANLLLGRPYTLLGDVIQGQQLGRTIGFPTANLQLPKDKFLPRQGVYAVRVFTLSEISDTAPSENLGVMNIGNRPTVNGTYSSAEVHLFDWSGDLYGKKLVVQLVKFLRPEQKFPSLEALKTQIQLDCVVAREVLGA
- a CDS encoding MBL fold metallo-hydrolase, which encodes MSRIENQFTVQFWGVRGSIPSPGPHTVRYGGNTPCISMQAGDKRLIFDAGTGLHVLGQSMLRQMPLEAHIFFTHSHWDHMQGFPFFTPGFVKGNDFHIYGAIAPDGSTIEQRLNDQMLHPNFPVPLQIMQANLNFYDIRPGQPIHIDDVTVETAPLNHPGEAVGYRVNWRGGAAAYITDTEHFPDRLDDNVLWLARNADILIYDSTYTDEEYHSPKSPRIGWGHSTWQEAVKVAQAANVKTLVIYHHDPAHDDDFLDRVGKQAAAKFPGAIMAREGLVLQIPTSVALSESFPVSKFST
- the surE gene encoding 5'/3'-nucleotidase SurE is translated as MKLLISNDDGISALGIRTLANYLAEAGHDVSVVCPDRERSATGHGLTLQQPIRAEIVEGIFHPAIKAWACDGTPSDCVKLALWALLPTPPDLVLSGINQGANLGTEILYSGTVSAAMEGLIEGIPSVALSLMSHTSKDFQPAAKFAKILVDQLAQKPLPDLMLLNVNIPAVKWEEIAGVTLTRQGIRRYIDVFDKRVDPRGKTYYWLTGEVTEDVEPPTGLNLPQNVPTDVQVVRKNYISVTPLQYNLTYADGLDKLSEWEFNFP